The genomic segment CATTGCTCGTGCCTCTCCGGTAGCGAACGAAGTAGCCCCGCTTCGGATGATACGTCAATCGGTAAATGCCCATGCCGAGGCTGCCGCCCGTCGGCTTGTAATAGAGGAAGTGATGTTTTTCGAGCAGCTCCTTGATTTTTTCGGACGTCGGATTGTTGATCGATTCCGGAAGGTGGGCGAGCGCCTCCGGATCGTTGTCCAGCAGACTGTACACGTCGGATTTATTGAAAAAGCTCCAGTTAAAAATCGGGATGCGCCTGCGGACGAATTTTTCCCGCAGGGAAGTGATATAGCTGCCGGTCTCGGCGCGCCTGCTCGGGAGCCGATTGTATACGACGTCCGGCAGCGGTACGACGCGGCGTACCCAGCCGCCGCCGCCGTCGAGGAACCAGCCGTGCACCGTTTCCTGCTGCCAGTTGATATCCTTGGGCGTGAACGCGAAGAAATAAGCTTTCTTCTGGCCGATCGCGAGCAGCTGCTTGACGAAGCCGGTCCTCGGGCCGAAAGGCGCGGTCTGCGAGCGGTCGCCGTCCGTCAGCACGCCGATCAGCGGTCCAAGCTGGATCTCGTCGCCGTTCGCTTCGGCCAGATAGACGTTGCCCGATTTCGGGACGCGGACGGAGCGCCTGAGCCCTGCGGAGAGGAAGACGTGGTGCCCCTTGCGCTTTATGGTCTTCAGGGCGGCGGGCACGACATCCCGGCCCAGTTTTACGTTGATCGTTTTGCGGTCGTCAATTTTCAGCATTTTGGCGAGCGGGCTGGACAGCCACACGACCTTCTCCGCCTGCTGCGTGAAGTGAACGTTGCACAAGGTCAAACTCATGACATACCCTCCCAGATGATACAAGCAGGATGTAACGCGCATAGGCCAATGGGTTGTGAATCGC from the Cohnella hashimotonis genome contains:
- a CDS encoding YheC/YheD family protein, translated to MSLTLCNVHFTQQAEKVVWLSSPLAKMLKIDDRKTINVKLGRDVVPAALKTIKRKGHHVFLSAGLRRSVRVPKSGNVYLAEANGDEIQLGPLIGVLTDGDRSQTAPFGPRTGFVKQLLAIGQKKAYFFAFTPKDINWQQETVHGWFLDGGGGWVRRVVPLPDVVYNRLPSRRAETGSYITSLREKFVRRRIPIFNWSFFNKSDVYSLLDNDPEALAHLPESINNPTSEKIKELLEKHHFLYYKPTGGSLGMGIYRLTYHPKRGYFVRYRRGTSNVLLRFTSFASLIRMLRARHGARLSGYVVQQGIRLIEIDHCPIDFRFHMHKNGDNRWVVAGIGAKKAGRGSVTTHVKNGGQLMTPEQALSRTFGDRSSEVLQNAKDAAVKLSEAIERNYSHTLGELGLDIGIDKDGEIWMFEANAKPGRSIFKHPALKEQGKASLEYILDHCLYLSKFRRKDES